A window of the Radiobacillus deserti genome harbors these coding sequences:
- a CDS encoding YqzM family protein: MNDFEKDVQSKNHDILDSGKGFVFSFLFFMIIFFIGVIVDVIGS, encoded by the coding sequence ATGAACGATTTTGAAAAAGATGTACAGTCTAAGAATCACGATATCCTTGACTCAGGAAAAGGCTTCGTTTTTTCATTTCTTTTCTTCATGATTATCTTCTTTATTGGTGTCATTGTAGATGTTATCGGTTCTTAA